One genomic region from Sphingobacterium multivorum encodes:
- a CDS encoding thioredoxin family protein — translation MKRIILYMITTYCGLFLPYLLKAQEKAFQGTYAECQAQAKKENKLILIDLYFVGCMPCAEMDKQVFPDPSVVEELKANYLLYKTDVMKEMDGKRLARKYGAPGFPTYVIVNADGKTILTESGFFGVDRFVPLLKEAVQRNKSQLFLAFNTDLDNDYPAAYSERFIKSSEKHDFLELEGYLDQQKDLFSEAAFLANSITSFPKYTNWTYDNLPKLIKMYGRNLLRNKISALAAKKSKQFGSTQQLDSLESMLTYIRPTFNDKLWDVFLPGFITNYYTSSQDANTYLTLINQYKLYNNWDLKSNALGQVIIDQAKNTEVLKKILTEFQQQQLKQQLDAVDSYRLALLYYYLQDFNQATKAVTALLKADLSPAYLSTQKKEFIALKDAIDKKNSTQFQAKDIKKIIPLNIS, via the coding sequence ATGAAAAGAATTATTCTTTATATGATCACAACCTATTGTGGTCTATTTCTGCCCTATTTGCTAAAAGCACAGGAAAAAGCCTTTCAAGGCACCTATGCGGAATGTCAAGCTCAAGCGAAAAAAGAAAACAAACTCATTCTTATTGACCTTTACTTTGTCGGCTGTATGCCCTGTGCCGAAATGGATAAACAGGTGTTTCCTGATCCAAGCGTGGTCGAAGAATTAAAAGCCAATTACCTGCTTTATAAAACAGATGTGATGAAGGAAATGGATGGCAAAAGGCTGGCCCGAAAATATGGTGCACCGGGTTTTCCAACTTATGTGATTGTCAATGCTGATGGTAAAACTATCCTAACAGAATCAGGATTCTTTGGTGTAGACCGATTTGTTCCCTTGCTAAAGGAAGCCGTTCAACGCAACAAATCCCAATTATTTCTAGCCTTTAATACCGATCTGGATAATGATTATCCAGCCGCTTATAGTGAACGCTTTATCAAAAGCAGTGAGAAGCACGATTTTCTAGAATTAGAAGGTTATCTGGATCAACAAAAAGACCTTTTCAGCGAAGCAGCATTTTTAGCCAATAGCATTACCTCATTCCCAAAATATACCAATTGGACCTATGATAACTTGCCCAAACTGATCAAAATGTATGGTAGAAATCTCCTCCGCAATAAAATTTCGGCGCTAGCCGCCAAGAAAAGTAAACAATTTGGTTCTACGCAACAGCTGGACAGCTTAGAAAGCATGCTCACATATATTCGTCCAACTTTTAATGACAAACTATGGGATGTCTTTTTGCCTGGATTCATTACAAATTATTACACGAGTTCCCAAGACGCTAACACTTATTTGACGCTGATCAATCAGTACAAATTGTACAATAACTGGGATCTGAAGAGCAATGCATTGGGGCAAGTCATTATAGACCAGGCAAAGAATACTGAAGTTCTAAAAAAGATACTGACTGAATTTCAACAACAGCAACTTAAACAGCAACTGGATGCAGTAGACAGCTACCGTTTGGCACTTTTATATTATTATTTACAGGATTTTAACCAGGCGACAAAAGCCGTTACTGCACTCCTAAAAGCAGATCTATCGCCCGCCTACCTTTCCACACAGAAAAAAGAATTTATAGCGTTGAAAGATGCAATTGACAAAAAGAATTCGACACAATTTCAAGCGAAAGATATCAAAAAAATTATTCCACTTAATATCAGTTAA